The following DNA comes from Acidicapsa ligni.
TTGGCGACATGCCGAGACGGTTAAGCGCCGGAATGAGCGCGCTGGATAAATAGTTCTCGACCAGTTTGCTTTGTGGGCCACTTTGGAGATGGTACTGGCGGAGTTCGTAGTATTCGCGGCCTGCAGCTACGGGTGATTGCGCTGGCAGGTTTCGTGCTCCGAGCGCCAGTGCAGATGCTCCCAAAGATGTTGTTAGAAAACGACGTCTTTCCAATGCTCCCCCTTTTCACTCGATCGATGATCTTGAATTGTATGCTACTTCATCGGTCTTGTTTTTCGATCTCTTTTCAAGGGAAAGCTCATGGATCTATTCGGCTCGCAGGGCGTGCACCGGGTCTACGGTAGCAGCTCGTCGTGAAGGAAAGTAGCAGGCCAGATAGGCAATGACGACCACGCCAAAAGTGGTAACGCCATAAGTCACAGGATCTGTGGGACTGACGTTGAACAGGATCGACGACATAAGCCGCATGACGATAAACGCGACCGCCAATCCGAATCCGATGCCAACACCGGCAAGCAGCAGGCCCTGGCGTACGAACATGGTTGTCAACGTCTGTCGCTGAGCCCCTAGCGCCATTCGGATGCCAATCTCGCGAGTACGTTGCGAGACGGAATACGCGATGACTCCATAAATGCCGACGATCCCCAAGAGGAGTGCCATTGCTCCGGCAATACACAGCATCACGAGGGTGAAAGAAGTTCGCGCCATGGATTTTGTATAGAGAGCTTCGACAGTTGTAACGTCGGCGAGCGGGAGGTCGGGATCGAAGGACCACACAACTTGTTGGACTTGTTTCATCAGGCTTTCAGAACCAGCCAGGGGTGAGCGAATTACATAGCTCACGCTGCGGTGAACGGACTCTTTCTGTCCTTCGAATCGAGACAGAAGCACTGGCCAATATACGCTTGGAGGTGCATCCTTGTTGACTCCATCGTCATAGACATCTCTGACGACGCCGATAACTTCACGCCAGTCATCGATGCTTGCTACTCGAATATGCTGGCCGAGCGCATGCGCTGCATCGTGCCAGTATTCTTTGGCAATATTCTCAGAAATGATAGCTACGGGTCGCTTCTGATATGTGTCCGTCCAGGTTACGTCGCGCCCGGCGATGAGTGGTGTGCCCATCGTCTTGAACAGGCCGGGAGAGATGAACTTGAATCGCCGGATGGGAGGTAGCTGGCCCTCGCTCAAGGGGTGATCCTGCGTGTAAAGAAGATCGTTGGAGTCGGACCCGCTCATGGGCACAGCAGTCGAAAATCCGACTGAAGATACACCTGGGATAGCGGCCAGCTTATCAACGATCTGTTGCTCTATTTGTATGACCTGCTCGCCTTTCGTATCGGGGATTTTCGTCTCGGGAATATAGATGCGAAATGTCTGTAGAGTGTTTGGATCGGCGAATCCGGGAGATACATGCATCAACGCCTGGAAGGTGCGAATCATCAGTCCCGAACAGATGAGCAATACCAATGCCAGTGCTACCTGCACTATTACCAGAGTCTTGCGCGCACGATGCCGTTCACGGCTCTGGCTCAAAGCTCGACCACCGGCCCGCAGACCGCTATTCAAGCCTGATCCTGCAAATTTGATTACCGGAATCAGGCCAATGACCAGGCTCACAAACAGGGCCAACCCAAGGGTGAAAAGCAGCACGGGGAAGTCGATTCCAATCTCGTGAATGCGAGGCAGCCCTACTGGCGCTGTTGCTATAAGTGCGCGCAGTGCTGCATATGCCAACGCGAGTCCGATTACACTTCCAGATATGCCGAGAATGAGACTCTCGAAGAGCAATTCGGCTGTAGTTCGCCCGCGTCCAGCGCCGAGGGCAGTTCGAATAGCGAGCTCCTGACGCCGGCCTTCCACACGCACCAGCAGCAGATTCGCTACATTGGCACAGGCCACAAGCAACACCATGCCGATAGAGCCCATCAACACCCAGAGCACATTGCCTATGTCTCCGATCACATCTTTTTTCAATGAACGTAGATTGGGCTGAATGCGCGCCTTGTCGAAGATGCTTGCGCTGAAGCCATCGGGTGCAGGGAAGCTGCGAATCGAAATAGGCAGCAGCCGCGCCATGTCTGCGCTTGCCTGCTCCATCGAAACACCCTGCTTCATGCGCGCTATGCCCTGATAGCTGAAATTGCCAAGCTTCGTTTCGCTGCGATTCCACTGAAAGGGCAGATAAAGCGCGACATCCTGGTAATCCAGGAAGTGGAAGTCTTTGGGGAGCACGCCTATGATCTGACGCGGTCTTCCGTCGGCGACGATAGTACGGCCGATGACGGATTGGTTGCCGCCATATTTTTGCTGCCAATATCCATATGAAATCACTACCGTCTCGGGCGTACCGGGTGAGTCATCCTGGCGCGTAAAGAGCCGCCCAAGCGCCGGTTGAACTCCCAAAATAGGTAAGACTCCATTGGTTACGTCGAGGCCTTTCACATGCTCCGGCTGGCCGGTTCCAGTCACGCTCAGCGAGTCTCCGGTGTAGGCACCGACATCCTGCAGAGTTGTATTCTGCTCGCGATCTATGAAGTAAATGGACGGCGACATGTTGAGATCCTTGATGCCGATTCCGGGTGCGGTGTGCCAGATGCCGATCAGTTGCTCCGCATGGGGATAAGGCAGCGGCTTCAAGATCACACCATTGATCACGCTGAAGACGACCGTATTTGCACCAACGCCAATGGCCAGCGTGATCAGGGTGATTGCAGTGAAGAGAGGCGCTCGGCCGAGCCTTCTCAGTACCTGTTTGAACTGATCGAAAAAGATCGCCATGCGCATGACCTCTCATCTGCAAAGTCGCCAGAAAATCGCCGGATTTCGTGCTGCGGTCGAGTTGGGATGGCCGCTGCTCTAAGGCGTTACGTCAGGGAGGGAGAGAAAGTTCACACGATGTAGAAAATTGGCGGGAGAAAATCCATTCCTGAAGAGAAGCCTCGTGCCCGGGTCGCCGGAGGGAAATTTGAGACACTATAGACGAGGTTTGGATGACGACTCGACGTAGATTTCTCGCCCTTTCGGGAGCTGCTGCAATATCTGCAACGAATCGGCTGTTGCGGGCCCAGGCAAAACCAGCCGATATTACGCTTGAGATCGCCCCGATTCAGCTTGAAATCGCGCCGGGTAAAGTCATTTCGACAGTCGCCTATAACGGACAGGTGCCAGGGCCGTTGATTCGCTGGCCTGAAGGCAAACCTATCTCCATCGACGTCAGAAATCTCACCTCGAAGGAAGAGATCGTCCACTGGCACGGCATGCGGATTGCGTCGCTTCAGGACGGTGCGATGGAAGAAGGTTCGCCGATGATTCCTGCCAGGGGGCAACTGCGTTACGAGTTTACGCCGCAGCCTTCTGGATTTCGCTGGTACCACACGCATACCTACGCCGGGCATAACCTCAAAGAAGGACTGTACGGCGGTCAGTTCGGTTGTTTTTATGTCGAGCCAAAAGACAATGCAGGCAGCTACGATCAGGAGATTTTTCTGACGCTGCATGATTGGAAAGGCTACATGGGCGGCGGTTCAGATGCGTCCATGGATGTGGTCTACGATTATGCGACGATCAACGACCGGATGCTGGGCCATGGCGATCCGATCCGTGTTCGGCAGGGGCAGCTTGTTCTCTTTCACATTCTCAATGCGAGCGCAACGGTTATGCATTCACTCGCACTTGGACCCCATCGGTTTGGAGTTATCGCAATGGACGGCAATGCGGTTCCCAATCCGTCCCCGGTGCCTGCGATCCGACTGGCTCCGGCAGAGCGCGTGGATGTTGTCGTCGAGATGAATCATCCTGGTGTCTGGATTCTGGGCGAGACCAACGACAACCTGCGCAAGGCCGGCATGGGAATCGTCATCGAATATGCGAATCAGACCGGAGAGCCTGTTTGGCAGAAATCCGATGCGCCAGCTTACGAGTGGGATTATCGTGTCTTTGCGAACAGCGGCGCCAGTAGCGAAGAACCAGACGTTCGCATCCCGCTGGTATTCGATTCAAAATTTCGCGGACACGGTGAGTTTGACTACTGGATGATCAACGGAAAATCGTATCCGAAGACAGATACGATTTCGCTCCAACGCGGGAAGCGATATCGCCTCGTGATGACTAACAAGAGCACGGACGATCATCCAATCCATCTGCACCGTCATACGTTTGAGGTCACGAGTCTCGACGGCAAGCCGCTCTCGGGTCTGCGCAAGGATGTTCTTATCGTGAAGGGCAAGAGCAGCGCTGAAGTGGACTTTACGGCTAACAATCCTGGCCCGACGCTGTTTCATTGCCATCAGCAGAGCCACATGGATTTTGGGTTCATGATGCTTTTTCAATATGCATGACACCGGCTATGCCTTCCCAAGAATGGGTCATCTGGAATAGCCCTTTTGTGGCATCCCTGCATGGCCTTATAGCAAAGAAAAACGGTAATAAATGCCTTCACGTGGGCTACTCTATTGAATATGACTCCCGAATGGGTGCCGTTAAAGGTTGCAGCCTGAAACATTGAATCACTTGAACTCTCCGCGCATAACAGCTTGTTGCGAAACTCTACGTCGATTCCAGTCGAGTGACATCTTATGTTTCAAACGACTCCTACAGGAAACTTAGAAACTTTTCGTCTTTTTTGCGTTCCTCACGCAGGCGCGGGCCCGTCCGCCTTTCGAGGCTGGGCGTCCAGCCTGGGGCCGGAAATTGAGCTGACGCTCATTGAACTGCCGGGGCGCGAGGGACGGTTTCGAGAGCAGCCTTATGTCTCAATGAAACCGTTGATTCAGGACTTGTGCGAAGCGATTTTGCCACACCTGAATGACGATCGGGGATTCGCGTTTTTCGGCAATAGTCTGGGCGGCCTCGTCGCATTTGAGACGCTTCATGAAATCAAGAGGCAAAGCGGCTACGAAGCGGCGCATCTTTTCGTTTCAGCAACGGGCGCGCCTCATCTACCCTCGCCGCTGCCGCTCGTGGCGCACCTGTCCGATGTTGATCTACTCGGTGAGATCCTTACTCGCTACGATGGCATACCTGGGGAGATATTAGCTGACCCGGAATTTTTGAAGGCCATGCTGAGTATTATTCGAGCGGATATGCGAGTGCTGGAGTCCTATGTTCGCCCCGGCATATCTCCGCTCGACTGCCCGATCACAGCCTTTGCCGGCCGCTACGATCAGACCGTGTCGCTTGCGGAAGTGGAGGGATGGAAGAGTCAGACTCAGGCGTCGTTCGACTTGCTCCTTCTCGATGAAGATCACTTGTATCTTCAGAGCGCCAGGCCAAAGCTGACAGAGATCATTCGCAACACTCTTTTGAATGTGAGCTGCGCACGCTAAACAGAAAGATCCAGGAGAAGCATGAAGGCAGCAGAGAATTCCAATTCCGAGCCAATCGCAATCATCGGCATGAGCTGCCGACTTCCCGGCGCATCCAGCCCTGAAGCGCTGTGGCTGTCGATTGTCGAAAAGCGAGACAACCTCGCCGATTATCCGGGAGGCCGTTCGCCGGAGTTGGACGCCTATTACGCACAACCCGGCGTACCCAACTTTGCCTCGACGGCTCGCGGTGGCTTCCTGCCTGATCTCGATAAGTTCGACGCATCTTTTTTTGAAATTTCCCCACGCGAAGCTCAGTGGACAGACCCTCAACAACGTCTTCTGCTTGAAGTAAGCTGGGAAGCGATGGAAGACGCAGGCCTGCG
Coding sequences within:
- a CDS encoding ABC transporter permease; translated protein: MAIFFDQFKQVLRRLGRAPLFTAITLITLAIGVGANTVVFSVINGVILKPLPYPHAEQLIGIWHTAPGIGIKDLNMSPSIYFIDREQNTTLQDVGAYTGDSLSVTGTGQPEHVKGLDVTNGVLPILGVQPALGRLFTRQDDSPGTPETVVISYGYWQQKYGGNQSVIGRTIVADGRPRQIIGVLPKDFHFLDYQDVALYLPFQWNRSETKLGNFSYQGIARMKQGVSMEQASADMARLLPISIRSFPAPDGFSASIFDKARIQPNLRSLKKDVIGDIGNVLWVLMGSIGMVLLVACANVANLLLVRVEGRRQELAIRTALGAGRGRTTAELLFESLILGISGSVIGLALAYAALRALIATAPVGLPRIHEIGIDFPVLLFTLGLALFVSLVIGLIPVIKFAGSGLNSGLRAGGRALSQSRERHRARKTLVIVQVALALVLLICSGLMIRTFQALMHVSPGFADPNTLQTFRIYIPETKIPDTKGEQVIQIEQQIVDKLAAIPGVSSVGFSTAVPMSGSDSNDLLYTQDHPLSEGQLPPIRRFKFISPGLFKTMGTPLIAGRDVTWTDTYQKRPVAIISENIAKEYWHDAAHALGQHIRVASIDDWREVIGVVRDVYDDGVNKDAPPSVYWPVLLSRFEGQKESVHRSVSYVIRSPLAGSESLMKQVQQVVWSFDPDLPLADVTTVEALYTKSMARTSFTLVMLCIAGAMALLLGIVGIYGVIAYSVSQRTREIGIRMALGAQRQTLTTMFVRQGLLLAGVGIGFGLAVAFIVMRLMSSILFNVSPTDPVTYGVTTFGVVVIAYLACYFPSRRAATVDPVHALRAE
- a CDS encoding multicopper oxidase family protein, coding for MTTRRRFLALSGAAAISATNRLLRAQAKPADITLEIAPIQLEIAPGKVISTVAYNGQVPGPLIRWPEGKPISIDVRNLTSKEEIVHWHGMRIASLQDGAMEEGSPMIPARGQLRYEFTPQPSGFRWYHTHTYAGHNLKEGLYGGQFGCFYVEPKDNAGSYDQEIFLTLHDWKGYMGGGSDASMDVVYDYATINDRMLGHGDPIRVRQGQLVLFHILNASATVMHSLALGPHRFGVIAMDGNAVPNPSPVPAIRLAPAERVDVVVEMNHPGVWILGETNDNLRKAGMGIVIEYANQTGEPVWQKSDAPAYEWDYRVFANSGASSEEPDVRIPLVFDSKFRGHGEFDYWMINGKSYPKTDTISLQRGKRYRLVMTNKSTDDHPIHLHRHTFEVTSLDGKPLSGLRKDVLIVKGKSSAEVDFTANNPGPTLFHCHQQSHMDFGFMMLFQYA
- a CDS encoding thioesterase II family protein → MFQTTPTGNLETFRLFCVPHAGAGPSAFRGWASSLGPEIELTLIELPGREGRFREQPYVSMKPLIQDLCEAILPHLNDDRGFAFFGNSLGGLVAFETLHEIKRQSGYEAAHLFVSATGAPHLPSPLPLVAHLSDVDLLGEILTRYDGIPGEILADPEFLKAMLSIIRADMRVLESYVRPGISPLDCPITAFAGRYDQTVSLAEVEGWKSQTQASFDLLLLDEDHLYLQSARPKLTEIIRNTLLNVSCAR